The proteins below are encoded in one region of Haloarcula marismortui ATCC 43049:
- a CDS encoding HalOD1 output domain-containing protein, translating to MSESAATPSLSQNWETLAVHDWDGDTELIVELAEVLEELSTDDVPVLDEYVDAESLCNGLQAVAGRQFTEVRFSVETYEVRIRQSGAIEAQRQLHPE from the coding sequence ATGTCAGAGAGCGCTGCTACTCCATCGCTTTCCCAGAACTGGGAAACGCTTGCAGTTCATGACTGGGACGGCGACACTGAGCTCATCGTAGAGCTTGCAGAAGTTCTGGAGGAGTTGTCTACTGATGACGTACCAGTACTGGACGAGTACGTTGACGCTGAGTCGCTCTGCAACGGGCTTCAGGCAGTAGCGGGGCGACAGTTTACCGAGGTTCGTTTCTCTGTTGAGACGTATGAAGTCCGGATTCGTCAGAGCGGAGCAATAGAAGCTCAACGGCAACTACATCCCGAATAG
- a CDS encoding tyrosine-type recombinase/integrase, protein MDRLPPAYDATPGGDALETAIEKRLVDIDSGRYRTNVASVLRKFAAWSRDQHGISSPEDIDDDLCRQYARDLARADDRDDISPETARRYFAYVRSFLTWAVYEGLVPTNPAKTNHAEGPLPTDETETDQQYWTTRDREAICATATARVDEAGESDDIDRTAAYRDQALVFLLAYSGARSAELVAVSDDEERNGLRWRHVDLDAGTMQVFGKNRTRESAPILDDALRPLRRWKQLREPDENEAVFPRLDNAAKALDPTPSITTQSARNILADLCEWSEYDFEEPLKPHGARRGLGRELYRENPQLAQDVLRHKSIETTHEGYAQEAAKRTRDEANNIISGK, encoded by the coding sequence ATGGATCGGCTTCCGCCTGCATACGACGCTACTCCCGGGGGTGACGCCCTCGAAACAGCCATCGAGAAACGACTCGTCGATATCGACTCCGGGCGCTACCGAACAAACGTCGCGAGCGTGCTTCGGAAGTTCGCAGCTTGGTCCCGGGACCAGCACGGTATCTCCAGTCCCGAGGATATCGACGACGACCTTTGTCGGCAGTACGCTCGTGACCTAGCCCGGGCCGACGACAGAGACGATATTTCACCAGAAACCGCCCGCCGCTACTTCGCCTACGTCCGCTCGTTCCTGACATGGGCTGTCTACGAGGGTCTGGTACCGACGAACCCGGCCAAGACCAACCACGCCGAAGGCCCGCTTCCGACCGACGAGACTGAAACCGACCAACAGTACTGGACGACACGCGACCGCGAAGCCATTTGCGCGACTGCCACCGCCCGCGTCGATGAAGCCGGCGAGAGCGACGACATTGACCGCACGGCGGCCTACCGCGACCAGGCACTCGTCTTCTTACTCGCCTACTCCGGAGCCCGCAGTGCGGAACTCGTCGCCGTCTCCGATGATGAAGAACGGAACGGCCTGCGGTGGCGGCACGTCGACCTCGATGCTGGCACGATGCAAGTGTTCGGCAAGAATCGCACCCGTGAGTCTGCACCCATCCTCGACGATGCACTTCGCCCGCTCCGGCGCTGGAAGCAACTCCGAGAGCCCGACGAGAACGAGGCCGTGTTCCCCAGGCTCGACAACGCGGCGAAAGCACTGGACCCGACGCCGTCGATCACAACGCAGTCAGCCCGGAACATACTGGCAGACCTCTGTGAGTGGTCTGAGTATGACTTCGAGGAGCCGCTGAAACCCCACGGGGCTCGCCGTGGCCTCGGTCGTGAACTCTATCGCGAAAACCCACAGCTGGCGCAGGACGTACTGCGGCACAAGTCCATCGAAACAACACACGAGGGCTATGCACAGGAGGCCGCGAAGCGTACCCGTGACGAAGCGAACAACATCATCAGCGGTAAGTAG
- a CDS encoding FAD:protein FMN transferase: MTRSLASVCERFGDTHRAFSCCDTTFRIQATGIRAETAATAAQETAESLEAQLNAFDEMSAVSQLNREGEIANEHIARIVRRGLEYNDRTDGVFDIYQGRLEHELKTFLRGDSETPPDGFDTGTVRTSGPHVTTDIKLDLNGLAKGYIVDRASEALGGVGRRGFVSGGGDMSPPTGPVAIESPYGDDTPLKILDTDWYVATSGGYRRSRNGTDHVYDPTTESLGSRHELVTVVVRRDCMEADALATTIAALPLAEARELASEWEGLEALIIHDGVFHPTEGFETHVLDT, translated from the coding sequence ATGACGAGATCGCTCGCATCAGTGTGCGAACGGTTCGGGGACACCCACCGCGCGTTCAGCTGTTGTGACACGACGTTTCGGATTCAGGCGACAGGCATTCGGGCCGAGACTGCGGCAACCGCGGCCCAAGAAACGGCTGAATCACTCGAAGCACAGCTGAACGCCTTCGATGAGATGAGTGCCGTCAGTCAACTCAACCGTGAAGGGGAAATCGCGAACGAACACATCGCGCGTATCGTCCGGCGTGGGCTCGAATACAACGACCGGACCGACGGGGTGTTCGATATTTATCAAGGCCGCCTCGAACACGAGCTCAAAACATTCCTGCGTGGTGACAGCGAAACACCACCAGACGGATTCGATACCGGAACTGTCCGGACCAGCGGGCCCCACGTCACTACCGACATCAAACTCGATCTCAATGGCCTCGCCAAAGGGTACATCGTTGACCGGGCAAGCGAGGCACTCGGCGGTGTTGGTCGACGTGGGTTCGTTAGTGGTGGCGGGGATATGTCTCCACCGACAGGCCCGGTTGCCATCGAGAGTCCGTACGGCGACGACACACCGCTGAAGATCCTCGACACGGACTGGTACGTCGCAACGTCCGGCGGCTACCGACGATCGCGAAACGGGACTGACCACGTCTACGATCCAACCACTGAATCCCTCGGCTCTCGTCATGAATTGGTCACTGTCGTGGTGCGCCGGGACTGTATGGAAGCCGACGCCTTGGCGACAACCATCGCAGCACTCCCACTTGCTGAGGCACGCGAATTAGCATCAGAATGGGAGGGTCTGGAGGCACTCATCATCCACGACGGCGTCTTTCATCCAACAGAAGGGTTTGAGACACATGTCTTGGACACATAA
- a CDS encoding thrombospondin type 3 repeat-containing protein has protein sequence MSWTHKQRTTIVAIVVLVVAVPALWQIGDVRAAQATEQKQSDLVDQTVSTRQAPADYDGDSINDSADTCPTRPETKNGFQDADGCPDVVETTGAS, from the coding sequence ATGTCTTGGACACATAAGCAACGAACCACCATCGTAGCAATCGTCGTCTTAGTGGTGGCTGTCCCTGCTCTTTGGCAGATCGGAGACGTGCGTGCCGCCCAAGCGACCGAACAAAAACAAAGCGACCTTGTCGACCAGACCGTTTCAACGAGACAGGCCCCAGCTGATTACGACGGCGATAGTATCAACGACTCCGCGGATACGTGTCCGACACGACCGGAAACGAAAAACGGGTTCCAGGACGCGGACGGCTGTCCTGATGTCGTCGAAACGACGGGGGCATCGTAA